A portion of the Calothrix sp. 336/3 genome contains these proteins:
- a CDS encoding peroxiredoxin-like family protein, with translation MNTQTRSNSPDIYSVLSQVQRLRVSDGEMKPFLTDCANNSQLLVLIWSQLGDFDNLEYAWWLGREKEKLEAKGITIRAIGIGDRNSGIKFCEYTGFPQEWLFVDSQAEIHQTLGLYPGLSMQFPLLSTSQKAWLNLILMCAGIASPGTLREVFRGYKGDKKAPQLIADAEVVKGTPLPPIKGAFFKFAGGNGFQRPFELATLRLRNMTEVLSNWNTYVPDSSYLTQRGGTFLFDSQGNLIYEHRDRGILGFAENMSNPLSFLDI, from the coding sequence ATGAATACTCAAACACGTTCCAATTCTCCAGATATTTACTCAGTTTTGAGTCAAGTTCAACGCTTACGAGTTAGCGATGGAGAGATGAAACCCTTTTTAACTGATTGTGCAAATAATTCACAGTTACTTGTATTAATTTGGTCACAACTGGGAGATTTTGATAATTTAGAATATGCTTGGTGGTTGGGAAGAGAAAAAGAAAAGCTAGAAGCCAAGGGAATCACAATTCGTGCAATTGGAATTGGCGATCGCAATTCTGGTATCAAGTTTTGTGAGTACACGGGATTCCCTCAAGAATGGTTATTTGTGGATTCTCAAGCTGAAATTCATCAAACTTTAGGTCTTTATCCTGGTTTATCCATGCAATTCCCCTTACTTTCCACCTCACAAAAAGCTTGGTTAAATTTAATTTTAATGTGTGCAGGAATTGCTAGTCCTGGAACTTTGCGGGAAGTTTTTCGGGGTTACAAAGGTGATAAAAAAGCTCCGCAGTTAATTGCTGATGCAGAAGTTGTTAAGGGTACACCTTTACCACCAATCAAAGGTGCATTTTTTAAATTTGCTGGAGGAAATGGCTTTCAGCGTCCCTTTGAACTAGCAACTCTACGTTTGCGAAACATGACTGAAGTTTTAAGCAACTGGAATACTTATGTTCCCGACTCATCTTATTTGACACAACGGGGAGGAACTTTTCTCTTTGATTCCCAAGGTAATTTAATTTACGAACATCGCGATCGCGGTATTCTTGGTTTTGCTGAAAATATGAGTAATCCCTTATCTTTTTTGGATATATAA
- a CDS encoding rhomboid family intramembrane serine protease codes for MFPLYDENPTRITPFITYGLIGMNVLIFIHEFSLSAPELETFLDMYAVIPRQLTNDFASEWITLFSSQFLHGGWWHLLSNMLFLWVFGNNIEDRMGHIKYLIFYLICGALAALCQWFIGINSTIPSLGASGAISGVLGAYIIRFPQANIVTLIFLGFFVTTIRISALFIIGFFFIQNVISGVVSLQQAARMTMETGGVAYWAHIGGFVFGILLSPFFGLFRQDDY; via the coding sequence GTGTTTCCCCTATACGACGAAAACCCGACACGCATAACCCCCTTTATTACCTATGGATTGATTGGGATGAATGTCCTAATTTTTATCCATGAATTTAGTTTATCTGCCCCCGAACTAGAGACTTTTCTAGATATGTATGCAGTCATTCCCCGGCAACTAACCAACGATTTTGCTAGTGAATGGATAACATTATTCTCTTCCCAATTTTTACACGGCGGCTGGTGGCACTTATTATCAAATATGTTGTTTCTCTGGGTATTTGGTAATAATATTGAAGACCGCATGGGGCATATTAAATACTTAATTTTTTATCTAATTTGTGGTGCCTTAGCTGCCCTCTGTCAATGGTTTATCGGGATTAATTCCACAATTCCTTCCCTCGGTGCAAGTGGGGCAATATCAGGAGTTTTGGGAGCTTACATCATTCGTTTTCCCCAAGCCAATATTGTCACATTAATATTTTTAGGCTTCTTTGTCACAACAATTAGAATATCTGCCCTGTTCATCATCGGATTCTTTTTTATTCAAAATGTCATTTCTGGTGTTGTCAGTCTACAACAAGCAGCTAGAATGACCATGGAAACAGGAGGAGTCGCTTATTGGGCACACATTGGCGGTTTTGTTTTCGGAATTTTACTTTCCCCCTTCTTTGGTTTATTTCGCCAGGATGATTATTAA
- a CDS encoding low molecular weight protein-tyrosine-phosphatase: MPQKLLFVCLGNICRSPAAENIMNHLIEQKGLSDEFVCDSAGTSGYHIGSSPDRRMSAAATQKLGIKMRGRARQFDKSDFQEFDLILAMDEDNYRDILYFDSTGQYRHKVKLMCDFCTQHSLKEVPDPYYGGAEGFNLVIDLLVDACTGLLDEMTTQG, translated from the coding sequence ATGCCACAGAAACTGCTATTTGTTTGTTTGGGTAATATTTGCCGATCGCCAGCAGCAGAGAACATCATGAATCACTTGATTGAGCAAAAAGGATTAAGTGATGAGTTTGTTTGTGACTCTGCTGGGACATCTGGCTACCATATTGGTAGTTCTCCTGATCGTCGTATGAGCGCTGCCGCAACTCAAAAGTTGGGAATTAAAATGCGTGGACGTGCGCGTCAGTTTGATAAGTCAGATTTCCAGGAGTTTGACTTGATTCTAGCTATGGATGAGGATAATTATCGAGATATCCTCTATTTTGACTCTACGGGTCAGTATCGGCATAAAGTGAAATTAATGTGTGATTTTTGCACTCAGCACTCCTTGAAGGAAGTACCTGATCCCTATTATGGGGGTGCGGAGGGTTTTAATCTGGTGATTGATTTACTGGTTGATGCTTGTACAGGGTTACTGGATGAGATGACGACTCAAGGTTGA
- a CDS encoding YbaB/EbfC family nucleoid-associated protein has protein sequence MTGGKGFGGFGLGKMKELAEAFKKAQQVQEGAKRLQEELEQMEIQGEAGGGLVKVIVSGNQEPKRVEISADALGEGVEVLSDLVTAAMKDAYNKSTATMRERMEDLTSGLELPGF, from the coding sequence ATGACTGGTGGAAAAGGATTTGGTGGCTTTGGCTTAGGTAAGATGAAAGAACTAGCCGAAGCCTTTAAAAAAGCACAACAGGTACAAGAAGGTGCCAAGCGTCTCCAAGAAGAATTGGAGCAAATGGAAATTCAAGGGGAAGCTGGCGGTGGTTTGGTGAAAGTCATCGTTAGTGGCAACCAAGAACCAAAGCGCGTGGAAATTTCTGCCGATGCTTTGGGTGAAGGTGTAGAGGTTCTATCTGATTTGGTGACAGCAGCCATGAAGGATGCTTACAATAAGTCCACAGCAACCATGCGGGAACGTATGGAAGATTTGACGAGTGGTTTAGAATTACCTGGATTTTAG
- the serS gene encoding serine--tRNA ligase — protein MLDIKQIRENPQLVQEKLNHRGGNYDIQPLVALNQQQRELEAKRSQLQARSNEIAKQIPEKIKAGSDPKGEEIQALKAEGSSIKAEIATLEPQEKEIVAQISELILAIPNLPSDSTPIGKGEEENVEVRRWGDELIRQDSQVLPHWEIAEKLGILNTERAVKVAQSRFITLIGAGAALERALIQFMLDRQIAAGYIEVSPPILVNTDSLTATGQLPKFAEESFKCADDDLWLIPTAEVPVTNLYRGEIIPGEELPIYHCAYTPCFRREAGSYGRDMRGLIRLHQFNKVELVKFVHPSTSFEELEKLVANAEAILQGLELPYRVIELCTGDIGFSSTKTYDLEVWLPASGKYREISSCSNFVDFQARRADIRFKESGKKGTQFVHTLNGSGLAVGRTMAAILENYQQSDGTVRIPSALQPYLGREIL, from the coding sequence GTGCTGGATATTAAGCAAATACGGGAAAATCCCCAACTAGTCCAAGAAAAACTGAATCATCGTGGTGGTAACTACGATATTCAACCCCTAGTGGCGTTAAATCAACAACAGCGTGAACTGGAAGCGAAACGCAGCCAACTTCAAGCACGTAGTAATGAAATTGCCAAGCAAATACCTGAGAAAATCAAAGCAGGTAGTGACCCCAAGGGGGAAGAAATTCAAGCTTTGAAAGCAGAAGGTAGCTCAATTAAAGCTGAAATTGCCACCTTGGAACCCCAAGAAAAGGAAATTGTTGCCCAAATTAGTGAATTGATTTTGGCAATCCCTAACTTACCCAGTGACTCCACACCGATTGGTAAGGGTGAAGAAGAAAATGTTGAAGTTCGACGCTGGGGAGATGAATTAATTCGCCAGGATTCCCAGGTATTACCCCATTGGGAAATTGCCGAAAAACTTGGTATTTTGAATACCGAACGTGCAGTTAAAGTTGCTCAAAGTCGTTTTATCACTTTGATTGGTGCTGGTGCGGCTTTAGAAAGAGCGCTAATTCAATTCATGCTCGATCGCCAGATTGCTGCTGGTTATATTGAAGTTAGTCCACCCATCCTAGTTAATACTGATTCTCTCACCGCCACGGGACAGTTACCTAAATTCGCCGAAGAAAGCTTTAAATGTGCTGACGATGATTTATGGTTAATTCCTACAGCAGAAGTACCCGTAACTAATCTCTATCGCGGAGAAATTATTCCCGGTGAAGAGCTACCGATTTACCATTGTGCTTATACTCCCTGTTTTCGGCGTGAAGCAGGTAGTTATGGACGAGATATGCGCGGTTTAATTCGTCTCCACCAGTTCAACAAGGTAGAGTTAGTGAAATTTGTCCACCCCAGTACTTCCTTTGAGGAGTTAGAAAAATTGGTGGCAAATGCAGAAGCAATTTTGCAAGGTTTAGAACTGCCCTATCGAGTCATCGAATTATGTACAGGGGATATTGGTTTTTCCTCGACTAAAACCTATGACTTGGAGGTATGGCTACCTGCTTCTGGGAAATATCGGGAAATTTCCAGTTGTTCTAACTTTGTAGATTTTCAAGCACGTCGTGCAGATATTCGCTTCAAGGAATCAGGAAAAAAGGGTACACAATTTGTCCATACCCTGAATGGTTCCGGTTTAGCTGTGGGTAGAACCATGGCAGCGATATTAGAAAATTATCAACAAAGTGATGGTACTGTACGTATCCCGTCAGCCTTACAACCCTACCTAGGAAGGGAGATTTTGTAG
- the rseP gene encoding RIP metalloprotease RseP has translation MSVLAAIAVLAVLILVHELGHFIAARSQGIHVNRFSLGFGPVIWKYQGEETEYAVRAFPLGGFVGFPDDDPDCSIPANDPNLLRNRPILDRAIVISAGVIANLIFAYFLLVGQVAFVGIAQATEPGVLIQELAPDASLVATNAGIKAGDIIIAANNQKFGTSLQEIENLRDIIKNNPGNSIQIGILRGSENLTLTVTPEAKANGGSIGIKLSNNGRIVRKAVKNPVEAFNQGATEFQRIITMTFSGFKQLITNFGETASQVAGPVKIVEIGANIAQNDTGSLFYFGALISINLAIINILPLPALDGGQLAFLFIEGLRGKPLPNRIQEGVMQTGLMLLLGLGIFLIVKETTQLQWVQKLFQ, from the coding sequence ATGTCAGTTTTAGCGGCGATCGCAGTCTTAGCTGTTTTAATCCTGGTTCATGAATTAGGTCATTTTATTGCAGCTCGGTCTCAAGGTATTCATGTCAATCGGTTTTCCCTGGGTTTTGGTCCAGTGATTTGGAAATATCAGGGTGAGGAAACAGAGTATGCTGTCCGTGCTTTCCCCCTGGGTGGATTTGTCGGTTTCCCAGATGATGATCCTGATTGTTCCATTCCAGCTAATGATCCCAATTTGTTGCGAAATCGTCCCATTTTAGATCGGGCGATCGTTATCAGTGCTGGGGTAATTGCGAATTTAATCTTTGCCTATTTTCTTCTAGTTGGGCAAGTCGCTTTTGTCGGTATTGCCCAAGCAACAGAACCAGGAGTTTTGATTCAAGAATTAGCCCCTGATGCTAGTCTAGTTGCTACCAATGCTGGCATTAAAGCTGGAGATATTATCATTGCGGCAAATAATCAAAAATTTGGCACATCGCTCCAAGAAATCGAAAATTTACGAGACATCATCAAAAATAACCCTGGTAATTCCATTCAAATAGGTATTTTACGGGGGAGTGAAAACCTGACGTTGACAGTGACTCCAGAAGCGAAAGCTAATGGTGGCAGCATCGGTATCAAACTGTCTAATAATGGGCGAATTGTTCGCAAAGCTGTAAAAAATCCAGTAGAAGCATTCAACCAAGGAGCTACCGAATTTCAGCGAATTATTACCATGACTTTTTCGGGATTTAAGCAACTAATCACCAACTTTGGTGAAACTGCTAGTCAAGTTGCTGGACCCGTGAAAATTGTGGAAATTGGCGCAAATATCGCCCAAAACGATACTGGTAGTTTATTCTACTTTGGCGCTTTAATTAGCATTAATCTGGCAATCATTAATATTCTCCCCCTACCAGCCCTAGATGGCGGACAACTTGCTTTCCTATTCATTGAAGGATTAAGGGGTAAACCCTTGCCGAACCGGATTCAAGAAGGTGTCATGCAAACTGGTTTAATGTTACTGTTAGGCTTAGGTATTTTTCTGATTGTGAAGGAAACCACGCAGTTGCAGTGGGTACAGAAGTTATTTCAGTGA
- the nth gene encoding endonuclease III encodes MNSTAKRLTKKQRALEILARLKLLYPDATCSLNYSTPIQLLVATILSAQCTDERVNMVTPALFARFPDAATMAAADLTELETLVRSTGFYRNKAKNIQAACQKIVREFGGEIPPQMELLIQLPGVARKTANVVLAHAFGINAGVTVDTHVKRLTQRLGLTKHTDPVNIEKDLMRLLPQQDWENWSIRLIYHGRAVCKARKPHCDTCQFVDLCPSREY; translated from the coding sequence GTGAACAGTACAGCCAAGAGATTAACGAAAAAGCAACGGGCGCTAGAAATTCTCGCACGCCTGAAGTTGCTTTATCCTGATGCCACCTGTTCTTTAAATTACTCCACCCCCATCCAGTTACTGGTGGCAACAATTCTTTCCGCTCAATGCACCGACGAACGAGTAAATATGGTGACACCTGCCCTGTTTGCTCGGTTTCCGGATGCTGCCACTATGGCTGCGGCTGATTTGACTGAGTTAGAAACCCTTGTCCGCTCTACGGGGTTTTATCGTAACAAGGCAAAAAATATTCAAGCCGCCTGCCAGAAAATTGTCCGGGAATTTGGGGGTGAAATCCCTCCGCAAATGGAACTGTTAATTCAGCTACCAGGTGTCGCGCGCAAAACTGCAAATGTCGTCTTGGCACATGCTTTTGGGATTAATGCTGGGGTCACAGTTGATACTCATGTGAAACGTTTAACTCAACGCCTTGGTCTAACGAAGCACACGGATCCGGTTAACATTGAGAAAGATTTGATGCGGTTGTTACCTCAACAAGATTGGGAAAATTGGTCAATTCGTTTGATATATCATGGTCGGGCAGTGTGTAAAGCCAGAAAACCCCATTGTGATACTTGTCAATTTGTTGATTTATGTCCTTCTCGAGAGTATTGA
- the rpsN gene encoding 30S ribosomal protein S14: MAKKSMIEREKKRAKLVEKYAAKREALLEEFRTAESPLDKLEIHRQIQQLPRNSAPCRRHNRCWLTGRPRGVYRDFGLSRNVLREWAHEGLLPGVVKSSW, encoded by the coding sequence ATGGCAAAAAAAAGTATGATTGAGCGCGAGAAGAAACGCGCGAAGTTAGTAGAAAAGTATGCTGCAAAGCGGGAAGCTTTGTTAGAAGAATTTAGAACTGCGGAATCTCCCTTAGACAAATTAGAGATTCACCGTCAGATTCAACAATTACCCCGCAACAGTGCCCCCTGTCGTCGTCACAACCGTTGCTGGCTTACAGGTCGTCCTAGAGGTGTTTACCGCGACTTTGGACTATCTCGTAACGTTTTGCGGGAATGGGCACACGAAGGGCTGTTACCAGGGGTTGTGAAGTCTAGTTGGTAA
- the aat gene encoding leucyl/phenylalanyl-tRNA--protein transferase: MQYDVKAIVQGYAQGYFLMADEDNLLGWYSSRDRTLIPLDARFHYPTSLRRVLNQQRFTTAVNRDFAAVVEGCANRDTTWISPELKDIYHILHQNGWAHSFETWQGDELAGGILGIVIGGAFIGESMFYRIPDGSKVAMVKLVERLRERNFLLFDAQMMNPHLQRFGAYPMSDEDYQNLLCQALQRQCVLD, encoded by the coding sequence ATGCAATACGATGTTAAAGCTATTGTTCAAGGCTATGCCCAAGGTTATTTTCTCATGGCAGATGAAGATAATCTCTTGGGTTGGTATAGTAGCCGCGATCGCACTCTTATACCCCTGGATGCACGCTTCCATTACCCAACCTCTCTACGACGGGTATTAAATCAGCAAAGATTCACCACTGCTGTAAATCGTGATTTTGCCGCAGTTGTGGAAGGATGTGCCAATCGAGATACTACTTGGATATCTCCAGAACTGAAAGATATTTACCATATTCTCCATCAAAATGGTTGGGCACACAGTTTTGAAACTTGGCAGGGAGATGAACTTGCTGGAGGTATTTTAGGCATAGTGATTGGAGGTGCTTTTATTGGCGAATCAATGTTTTATCGCATTCCCGATGGCTCAAAAGTCGCAATGGTAAAGCTTGTCGAAAGATTGCGGGAAAGAAATTTCCTCTTATTTGATGCTCAAATGATGAATCCCCATCTGCAAAGGTTTGGTGCATACCCTATGTCAGATGAGGATTATCAAAATTTACTTTGTCAAGCATTGCAACGGCAATGTGTACTAGATTGA
- a CDS encoding glucose-6-phosphate isomerase: MIDRQVLPAQSSQNNVIIEKQPILAWLAIMGLVLFSTVCIAGGLGSIFRPGYVLITFLIAIFLYIRYPLMYTGFCFWLWFITPFLSRLIDSRSTFDESRFILISQYLANLITLYPTLMNLPKIPRLGGLPFVLALLGIFYGFLVGFIKTSAFTAARGMLDWLTPISFSCYLLLNWRYYPQYRDTLQRVFVWAVFVTGAYGIYQYLVAPEWDRFWLISTKLGAFGRPEPMQIRVWSTMASPGPFSTMLTAGLLLLFTNAKTAIKVPAAMVGYLSFLLTLVRTMWGCWLIGLMMLLSSLKQHIQMRLIVTVVALGICVIPLTTIEPFSDVIGKRLQTFTNLEDDSSATARQDIYADGLSKALSNYLGNGVGNTFTVNEKGILVPIVIDSGFLDTFFTLGWFGAIFYLSALMTLLYTVFQFSEVKIDTFLAGARAIGVACVASIPISSVMLGFQGILLWGFLTMVLVGHKYYKHQQNHPQI, from the coding sequence ATGATCGATAGACAGGTGTTACCAGCCCAATCTTCTCAAAATAACGTCATCATCGAGAAACAGCCCATACTCGCATGGCTAGCAATTATGGGGCTAGTGCTATTTTCCACCGTGTGTATTGCAGGTGGATTAGGGAGCATATTTCGTCCAGGATATGTTCTCATCACATTTTTGATAGCCATATTCCTATATATCCGCTACCCCTTGATGTATACGGGTTTTTGTTTTTGGCTGTGGTTCATTACACCATTCCTATCCCGTCTCATCGATTCCCGCTCCACCTTTGATGAAAGTCGTTTCATCCTCATTTCCCAGTACCTCGCTAATTTAATCACTCTTTATCCCACCTTGATGAATTTACCCAAAATTCCCCGTCTTGGTGGTTTACCGTTTGTATTAGCGCTGTTAGGTATCTTCTATGGTTTCCTAGTCGGTTTTATTAAGACTTCAGCTTTCACCGCCGCTCGTGGGATGTTAGACTGGCTGACACCGATTAGCTTCAGTTGTTATTTATTATTAAATTGGCGCTATTATCCCCAATACCGAGATACTCTACAACGGGTGTTTGTCTGGGCAGTGTTTGTAACTGGAGCCTATGGCATCTATCAGTATTTAGTTGCACCAGAATGGGACAGATTCTGGTTAATTAGTACTAAATTAGGAGCTTTTGGTCGTCCAGAGCCTATGCAAATTCGGGTTTGGAGTACGATGGCATCTCCTGGTCCCTTTTCGACAATGCTGACAGCTGGATTATTACTATTATTCACTAACGCCAAGACAGCGATCAAAGTACCTGCGGCAATGGTTGGATACTTATCTTTCCTGCTGACTTTGGTGCGAACAATGTGGGGATGTTGGTTAATTGGGTTAATGATGTTACTCAGTTCCTTGAAGCAACATATTCAGATGCGTCTGATTGTAACTGTTGTCGCTTTAGGAATTTGTGTAATTCCCCTTACCACCATTGAACCTTTTTCTGATGTTATTGGTAAACGCTTACAAACCTTTACTAATTTAGAAGATGATAGTAGTGCCACCGCCCGACAAGACATTTATGCAGATGGTTTAAGTAAAGCTTTAAGTAATTATTTGGGTAATGGCGTTGGCAATACATTTACTGTGAATGAGAAAGGAATCCTCGTACCCATCGTCATTGATAGTGGTTTTTTAGACACATTTTTTACCTTAGGTTGGTTTGGAGCAATTTTCTACCTCAGTGCATTGATGACACTCCTGTATACTGTTTTTCAATTCAGTGAGGTCAAAATAGATACTTTCTTGGCAGGTGCGAGGGCGATCGGTGTTGCCTGTGTAGCTTCTATACCGATTAGTAGCGTCATGTTAGGTTTTCAAGGTATTTTACTGTGGGGATTTTTGACTATGGTGTTAGTTGGGCACAAGTATTACAAACATCAACAAAATCATCCCCAGATTTAA
- a CDS encoding glycosyltransferase family 2 protein → MKITIVIPTYRRVSDLINCLQALQTQIRPADQVIVVVRDTDNQTWDFLQGFNSQDLPLQTVTVKVPGVVAAMNAGLDAATGDIVAFTDDDSAPHRDWFAKIEDYFLSDSHIGGVGGKDWQYVNGKIKEPGEREIVGKLQWCGRVIGNHHLGVGTVREVDVLKGVNMAFRRSAIAGMHFDERMLGTGAQVHFELAFSLKLKHRGWKLIYDPAIAVDHFPAQRFDEDQRDSFNQLALTNAVHNETLALLEYLSPLRQLVFILWAVFIGTRDAFGLLQVLRLYPKQGNIVWRKWLASLQGRWQGWQTYHEGSKNPELPLLTAEEGLRSKS, encoded by the coding sequence ATGAAAATTACAATTGTTATTCCCACCTACCGACGTGTTTCAGATTTAATCAACTGTTTACAAGCTTTACAAACCCAAATTCGTCCAGCCGACCAAGTAATTGTAGTAGTTAGAGATACCGATAACCAAACCTGGGATTTTCTCCAGGGATTTAATAGTCAAGACTTACCCTTACAAACAGTTACAGTCAAAGTTCCCGGTGTTGTCGCAGCGATGAATGCAGGGTTAGATGCTGCTACAGGTGATATTGTTGCCTTTACCGATGATGACTCTGCTCCCCATCGTGATTGGTTTGCCAAAATAGAAGATTATTTTCTCAGTGATAGTCATATTGGCGGAGTTGGTGGCAAAGATTGGCAATATGTCAACGGCAAAATCAAAGAACCCGGGGAAAGGGAGATAGTTGGTAAGCTGCAATGGTGCGGTAGGGTGATTGGCAATCACCATCTCGGAGTCGGTACAGTTCGGGAAGTCGATGTTCTCAAGGGAGTGAATATGGCTTTTCGACGTAGCGCGATCGCCGGAATGCACTTCGACGAAAGAATGCTAGGTACTGGCGCTCAGGTTCATTTTGAACTTGCCTTTAGTTTAAAACTGAAACACCGGGGATGGAAATTAATCTATGATCCCGCGATCGCAGTTGATCATTTCCCAGCCCAAAGATTTGACGAAGATCAGCGTGATTCTTTTAACCAACTCGCTCTCACGAACGCAGTTCATAACGAAACCCTAGCCCTACTAGAATATCTCTCACCACTACGTCAGTTGGTATTTATCCTCTGGGCTGTATTTATTGGCACTAGGGATGCCTTTGGCTTATTACAAGTATTGCGACTTTACCCGAAACAAGGAAATATTGTTTGGCGAAAATGGTTGGCATCTCTGCAAGGACGTTGGCAAGGATGGCAAACCTATCATGAAGGTAGTAAAAATCCTGAGTTGCCACTATTGACAGCAGAAGAAGGGTTAAGGAGTAAAAGTTAG
- a CDS encoding glycosyltransferase family 4 protein has protein sequence MKICIVTPYVMKGDGQGRVNYEIVWGAIRRGHHLTLVCKKIAPELQMHPQVTWIHFDIPNYPAQLLSEIAFSRKSAAWLKEHRQEFDIVKVCGAVTSAACDVNVAHFIHSAWLKSPVHTARVNKNIYGLYHWLYSALNAYWEKQIFPRAKVAIAVSDKIRQELITEVGLPEEQVRVIINGVDTEEFVPGNRSRQEYGLPENVTMGLFAGDIRTNRKNLDTILKALVQVPEMHLAVAGNTTDSPYPALAQELGISDRVHFLGFRRDIAQIMQAVDCFIFPSRYEACTLVMLEAMASGLPVITATSAGGAELVTSECGFVLSNSDDIAGLAAAMSQLQGDRQLREQMSLASRRVAEQNTWANMADNYIQLFEELATVNSPTPAVTTSYLSTTSIAH, from the coding sequence ATGAAAATTTGTATTGTCACGCCCTATGTGATGAAGGGTGATGGTCAAGGACGGGTAAACTATGAAATTGTTTGGGGAGCAATTCGTCGTGGACATCATTTAACCCTGGTTTGTAAGAAAATTGCTCCAGAATTACAGATGCATCCCCAGGTGACATGGATACATTTTGATATTCCCAATTACCCAGCCCAACTACTAAGTGAAATTGCCTTTTCCCGCAAGAGCGCTGCTTGGTTGAAAGAGCATCGTCAGGAATTTGATATTGTCAAAGTCTGTGGTGCGGTAACATCTGCTGCTTGTGATGTCAATGTAGCCCATTTTATTCATAGCGCTTGGTTAAAATCTCCTGTACATACAGCACGGGTGAATAAGAATATCTATGGGCTGTATCATTGGCTGTACAGCGCTTTAAATGCCTACTGGGAAAAACAGATATTTCCGAGAGCTAAAGTAGCGATCGCCGTCTCCGATAAAATTCGCCAGGAATTAATTACCGAAGTGGGTTTACCTGAAGAACAGGTACGGGTAATTATTAATGGTGTAGATACAGAGGAATTTGTCCCCGGGAATAGAAGTCGCCAAGAATACGGGTTACCGGAAAATGTCACCATGGGGCTATTTGCTGGGGATATTCGCACTAATCGCAAGAATTTAGATACCATTCTCAAAGCCCTGGTACAAGTTCCTGAAATGCATTTAGCAGTAGCAGGGAATACCACAGATAGTCCCTATCCTGCCCTGGCTCAGGAACTAGGTATTAGCGATCGCGTCCATTTTTTGGGTTTTCGTCGAGATATTGCCCAAATTATGCAAGCTGTAGACTGTTTCATCTTCCCCTCTCGCTATGAAGCCTGTACCCTAGTGATGTTAGAAGCAATGGCATCAGGTTTACCAGTGATTACTGCTACCTCTGCTGGGGGTGCAGAATTAGTCACATCCGAATGTGGTTTTGTTTTATCAAATTCCGATGACATTGCCGGACTAGCCGCAGCGATGAGTCAACTTCAGGGCGATCGCCAATTACGAGAGCAAATGAGTCTAGCCAGTCGTCGCGTCGCAGAACAAAATACCTGGGCAAACATGGCAGACAATTACATTCAGTTATTTGAAGAACTGGCGACAGTCAATTCTCCGACTCCAGCAGTTACGACTTCATACCTATCTACTACCTCTATCGCCCACTAG